In a single window of the Leptospira sanjuanensis genome:
- a CDS encoding CBS domain-containing protein, whose translation MDLDKRLKDVMTTRIITININDTVARIGSIFDKLEFNHLLVIDDQKNLIGVISDRDYLKTISPFAGTRMERIQDTQTLTRTASHIMSSFLITVQEEQNVRYAVELMLRYKISCLPVMNSKNEIAGIVTSRDILNEILKGPAGLNP comes from the coding sequence ATGGATCTAGATAAACGGCTTAAAGACGTGATGACGACGAGGATCATTACCATAAATATAAATGACACGGTCGCAAGGATCGGCTCAATATTCGACAAACTGGAATTTAACCACCTTTTGGTGATCGACGACCAAAAGAATTTGATCGGTGTTATTTCCGATCGGGATTATTTGAAAACGATCAGTCCTTTTGCCGGAACGAGAATGGAAAGAATACAAGATACGCAGACTTTGACGAGGACGGCGTCGCATATCATGAGTTCCTTTTTAATTACGGTTCAGGAAGAACAAAACGTTCGGTACGCCGTGGAACTGATGCTCCGTTATAAGATTTCCTGTCTTCCGGTAATGAATTCTAAGAATGAAATTGCCGGTATCGTGACATCAAGGGATATATTGAACGAAATTTTGAAGGGTCCGGCCGGGTTAAACCCTTGA
- a CDS encoding glycosyltransferase family 4 protein, with protein sequence MRPDSELQPFQPASIPGKRIFRIAVITETYYPEINGVAKTLHKMVHDLVERGHDILLFRPRQGLNDSNHNRKGYTEVLMAGCRIPMYSDMRFGFPAKRILKRHFKKEKPDIVHVVTEGPLGWSAVRAAKDLGIPVVSDFRTNFHSYTEYYKVGFAGKLVGNYLRRLHNRTAITLTPSQDLVDHLLKQGYENVRIVSRGIDANLFHPSKRDSSLRKEWGATQDQLVALYVGRIAAEKNIELAVQSFRKIQETIPNARMVLVGEGPLRETLEKKNPDLIFCGLKKGEELAKHYASGDLFLFPSMTETFGNVVLEAMASGLPLVAYQYAAAGSYLEHGTSALLPRFGKEQEFIDMTSFLSNNPGLRKKVAAKARKKAIECTWEKVSETLENIYSEYSISMDYLSNKPKERIGVLRIAESRV encoded by the coding sequence ATGAGACCCGACTCCGAACTTCAACCATTCCAACCCGCTTCGATTCCAGGAAAAAGAATCTTTCGAATCGCGGTGATCACGGAAACGTATTATCCCGAAATCAACGGTGTCGCAAAAACGCTTCACAAGATGGTACATGATCTCGTGGAGAGAGGTCACGACATTCTTCTTTTCCGTCCAAGACAAGGGTTGAATGATTCGAATCACAATCGAAAAGGATATACCGAGGTTCTTATGGCCGGATGCAGGATTCCGATGTATTCCGATATGCGTTTCGGCTTTCCCGCAAAACGGATATTAAAGCGACATTTCAAAAAGGAAAAACCCGATATCGTTCACGTAGTCACCGAAGGACCGCTCGGTTGGTCCGCCGTTCGCGCCGCAAAGGATCTAGGAATTCCGGTGGTCAGCGATTTCAGAACGAACTTTCATTCTTACACGGAATACTACAAGGTAGGATTTGCGGGCAAACTTGTGGGGAATTATCTAAGACGACTTCACAATCGTACGGCGATCACCTTAACTCCTTCGCAAGACTTGGTCGATCATCTTTTAAAACAAGGGTACGAGAACGTAAGAATCGTATCGAGAGGGATCGATGCGAATTTATTTCATCCATCCAAAAGGGATTCTTCCCTTAGAAAAGAATGGGGAGCGACGCAAGATCAACTTGTCGCGCTCTATGTGGGAAGAATCGCGGCGGAAAAAAACATAGAGCTTGCGGTACAATCGTTTCGTAAAATCCAAGAAACGATTCCGAACGCAAGAATGGTTCTAGTCGGCGAAGGACCGCTCCGCGAAACTCTGGAAAAGAAGAATCCTGATTTGATTTTCTGCGGTTTAAAGAAAGGTGAAGAATTAGCAAAACATTATGCTTCCGGAGATTTATTCCTTTTTCCAAGTATGACGGAAACGTTCGGAAACGTCGTTTTGGAGGCGATGGCGAGCGGTTTACCGTTGGTCGCTTATCAATATGCGGCGGCGGGTTCCTACTTAGAGCACGGAACTTCCGCTCTTCTTCCTCGCTTTGGTAAAGAACAGGAATTTATCGATATGACTAGTTTTCTCTCCAATAATCCCGGATTAAGAAAAAAGGTCGCCGCAAAAGCGAGAAAGAAAGCGATCGAATGCACTTGGGAAAAAGTCTCGGAAACTTTAGAAAACATATATTCCGAATATTCGATTTCTATGGATTATCTTTCGAATAAACCGAAGGAAAGAATAGGCGTTCTTAGAATCGCCGAATCAAGGGTTTAA
- a CDS encoding YfeK family protein yields MRKNRIYFIILLLSLSVFAEGNSDFRNDLDLLMSSLESCACKFVRNGTEHDPKEAREHMERKLNSAGGRIQTIPDFIEHIGSKSSVSGKPYLVKFVDGKTKESGIWLKEKWDEIQNKKNAPAKPSKGKKN; encoded by the coding sequence ATGAGAAAAAATCGAATCTACTTTATCATCCTTCTGTTGTCCTTATCCGTTTTCGCCGAAGGAAACTCGGATTTTCGGAACGACCTCGATCTATTGATGAGTTCGCTTGAATCCTGCGCCTGCAAGTTCGTACGCAACGGGACCGAACACGATCCGAAAGAAGCGAGAGAACACATGGAAAGAAAACTGAACTCCGCAGGCGGACGAATCCAAACCATACCGGATTTTATAGAACATATCGGATCCAAGTCGAGCGTATCCGGGAAACCGTATCTCGTTAAATTCGTCGACGGAAAAACGAAGGAATCCGGAATTTGGCTGAAAGAAAAATGGGACGAGATCCAAAATAAGAAGAACGCTCCCGCGAAACCTTCCAAAGGAAAGAAGAATTAA
- a CDS encoding 2-hydroxychromene-2-carboxylate isomerase, with protein sequence MQKIEFFFEFASTYSYLSAIRIESLLKNKEIQILWRPFLLGPIFKEQGWNDSPFNIYPSKGKYMWKDLERRSRKYGIPFEMPSQFPRNGLLASRVAVANSEAPWISSFIRNTFSANFAKDSDISKPEILIPILDELKLDGTKIIEDTQKEEVKNLLRKQTERAVELGIFGAPSFVIGEELFWGDDRLEDALEELQRL encoded by the coding sequence ATGCAAAAAATTGAATTCTTTTTCGAGTTTGCGAGCACTTATTCCTATCTTTCCGCAATTAGAATCGAAAGCCTTCTCAAAAATAAAGAAATTCAAATTCTCTGGAGACCGTTTCTATTGGGACCGATCTTTAAGGAACAGGGTTGGAACGATTCTCCCTTTAACATATATCCTTCCAAGGGAAAGTATATGTGGAAGGACCTGGAGCGGAGAAGCCGCAAATACGGAATTCCGTTCGAAATGCCTTCGCAATTTCCGAGAAACGGTCTGCTTGCCTCTAGAGTTGCTGTCGCGAATTCGGAAGCGCCGTGGATTTCTTCTTTTATTAGAAACACGTTCAGCGCTAATTTTGCGAAGGACTCGGACATTTCCAAACCGGAAATTCTGATTCCCATTTTGGACGAACTGAAGCTCGATGGTACGAAAATTATCGAAGACACGCAAAAGGAAGAAGTGAAAAATCTTCTTCGTAAACAAACCGAAAGAGCCGTCGAACTCGGGATTTTCGGGGCTCCTAGTTTCGTGATCGGCGAGGAATTATTCTGGGGGGACGACCGTTTGGAGGACGCTTTGGAAGAACTGCAGCGCTTATAG
- a CDS encoding alpha/beta hydrolase family esterase: MRNRFIYSKIIIYLIWIGISDCRFLRGNQIPLKDGSTYENIVINGKTRNYWFHVPKQPIGDRQKLPLILVLHGRLGNGKNILEDSKFNAVSDREGFFVAYPDGYNRSWADGRGATPADREKIDDVLFLEKLIDHLSELFPIANDRIFIVGHSNGGFMTQRMLIEKSKRFRAGVSVASQISEFVLKNFEPQGNVSVAFINGTDDPTVPYYGGYVRDGGQILSVEDSVNRWLAWNSCSKNPKLETRDAKDDNTKLEIRSYDQCKGKTSVRLYKVIGGGHNWPGIERKIPFVGSLGTPTYELDTAEDIWSFFRSTWEP; this comes from the coding sequence ATGAGAAACCGTTTTATATATTCTAAAATTATAATATATCTGATCTGGATCGGAATCTCCGATTGCAGGTTTTTGCGCGGAAACCAAATTCCTCTGAAGGACGGTTCCACGTATGAAAACATCGTCATAAACGGAAAAACGCGAAATTATTGGTTTCACGTTCCCAAACAACCGATCGGCGATCGGCAAAAACTTCCGTTGATTCTTGTACTTCACGGACGACTCGGAAACGGAAAAAATATTCTGGAAGATTCCAAGTTCAACGCAGTTTCCGACAGGGAAGGTTTTTTCGTAGCATATCCGGACGGATACAATCGAAGCTGGGCCGATGGACGGGGAGCGACACCCGCAGACCGGGAGAAAATAGACGACGTTCTCTTTTTGGAAAAACTCATCGATCATCTTTCCGAACTTTTTCCGATCGCAAACGATCGGATCTTTATAGTAGGCCATTCGAACGGCGGCTTTATGACGCAAAGAATGTTGATCGAAAAATCGAAGCGCTTTCGGGCGGGAGTCAGCGTGGCCTCTCAAATTTCCGAGTTCGTATTAAAAAACTTCGAACCGCAGGGAAACGTTTCCGTGGCGTTTATCAACGGAACGGACGATCCCACGGTTCCGTATTACGGAGGTTATGTGAGAGACGGGGGCCAAATTCTCAGCGTGGAAGATTCCGTGAATCGTTGGCTCGCTTGGAACTCCTGTTCTAAAAATCCGAAGCTGGAAACTCGGGACGCTAAAGACGATAATACGAAACTGGAAATCCGTTCCTACGATCAGTGCAAAGGAAAAACCTCCGTTCGTCTTTACAAGGTGATCGGAGGCGGTCACAATTGGCCCGGGATCGAAAGAAAAATTCCCTTCGTAGGTTCGCTCGGAACTCCCACATACGAACTCGATACGGCGGAGGACATCTGGTCCTTCTTTCGATCGACATGGGAACCGTAA
- a CDS encoding alcohol dehydrogenase catalytic domain-containing protein yields MKIQFEAMDYRSDDTFEKADYQFEGSLEKGWDISRNGKEYLHLGPGYKLLKSKLCGVCSTDLSRRFLPFPLPQVIGHEVIAEDVEANNGIKQKYVVEINDTYEARGEVPSDEFCEEGIPSHSPERKVLGIDRLPGGFGPYILAPQNAAIPFQNLPDKTAVLIEPFAASLQAVIASPPKNGDNVAVLGPRRLGSLVIAALDAFRASSGIKFKITALARHDHLLKLSLNLGADEAIDLRKESIKSLKDRFAIVYDTTSTTSGFETALKLSNRELHLKTTNGQEVFGVKKLTELVVDELSVLKFSEENLNFHWEKENRKNQTVYVSPSVGKLNLPSHFKTYYGSVEEAEKILESPDFQGRVPRFDLGIAGTAEEIDLLIRPNPRHENSLIRPRSAILFKGESKGNSLLEFLNANKSIHSSRCGDFHLAIKLLQENKKVSDALEKNMVTHSYSPDHLPEAFTKAHTPEAIKVVIEHA; encoded by the coding sequence ATGAAAATCCAATTCGAAGCCATGGACTATCGTTCGGACGACACGTTTGAAAAAGCCGATTATCAGTTCGAAGGAAGCCTGGAAAAAGGTTGGGACATTTCCAGAAACGGAAAGGAATATCTGCATCTCGGCCCCGGTTATAAACTTCTTAAATCGAAACTCTGCGGAGTTTGTTCCACCGATCTTTCCCGAAGATTTCTTCCCTTCCCGCTTCCGCAAGTGATCGGACACGAAGTGATCGCGGAAGACGTGGAAGCGAACAACGGAATCAAACAAAAATACGTGGTCGAAATCAACGACACATACGAAGCAAGAGGAGAAGTTCCTTCCGACGAATTTTGCGAAGAAGGAATTCCGTCCCACAGCCCCGAACGAAAAGTTCTCGGAATCGATCGATTGCCCGGAGGATTCGGTCCTTATATTTTGGCCCCGCAAAACGCGGCGATCCCGTTTCAAAATCTTCCCGATAAAACCGCGGTTCTCATCGAACCGTTCGCAGCGTCTTTGCAAGCGGTCATCGCTTCCCCGCCCAAGAACGGAGACAACGTAGCCGTTCTCGGCCCCAGAAGATTGGGCAGCCTCGTCATAGCCGCGTTAGACGCCTTTCGCGCCTCTTCCGGAATCAAATTCAAAATTACGGCGCTTGCGAGACACGATCATCTTCTCAAACTTTCCCTCAATCTCGGAGCGGACGAAGCGATCGATCTAAGAAAGGAAAGTATTAAATCTCTCAAAGATCGTTTCGCGATCGTCTACGATACGACCAGTACGACCTCCGGATTCGAAACCGCATTAAAACTTTCTAATAGAGAATTGCATCTCAAGACGACGAACGGCCAGGAAGTGTTCGGAGTCAAAAAACTCACCGAACTCGTGGTAGACGAACTTTCCGTTTTGAAATTCAGCGAAGAAAATCTGAACTTTCATTGGGAAAAGGAGAATCGCAAAAACCAAACGGTTTACGTCTCCCCGAGCGTCGGTAAATTGAATCTGCCTTCTCATTTTAAAACATATTACGGAAGCGTCGAAGAAGCGGAGAAGATTCTGGAATCGCCCGACTTTCAAGGACGCGTTCCCCGTTTCGACCTGGGAATCGCGGGAACCGCGGAGGAAATCGATCTTCTCATACGCCCGAACCCACGACACGAAAATTCGCTGATCCGTCCTCGCAGCGCGATCCTTTTCAAAGGAGAATCGAAAGGAAATTCTTTATTAGAATTTTTGAATGCGAATAAATCGATCCATTCTTCCCGATGCGGAGATTTCCACCTGGCGATCAAACTGCTTCAGGAAAACAAAAAGGTTTCCGACGCTTTGGAAAAGAATATGGTGACTCATTCGTATTCTCCGGATCATCTTCCCGAAGCGTTCACGAAGGCTCATACGCCCGAAGCCATCAAAGTAGTGATCGAACATGCCTAA
- a CDS encoding class II glutamine amidotransferase — MCELLGMSANVPTDICFSLTGLVLRGGKTGPHKDGWGIAFYEGKGLRVFHDPEPGIESKIAAFVQKLPIKSETVISHIRKANRGKVELKNTHPFVREFWGSYWTFAHNGQFKKIKEESLGDFLPVGSTDSEYAFCWLLGKLKKKFKNSPRNETELFRTIGQLMTELHQKGVSNILLSDSKNLYAFCSTKLSWITRKSPFGKARLVDADLSVDFRKVTTPGDIVTVIATRPLTSNEEWTICEPGQFQVWRKGKIVFSNR; from the coding sequence ATGTGTGAACTCCTCGGTATGAGCGCCAATGTTCCTACAGACATTTGTTTCAGTTTGACCGGCCTCGTTCTAAGAGGAGGAAAAACCGGGCCTCATAAAGACGGCTGGGGAATTGCCTTCTACGAAGGGAAAGGACTTCGTGTCTTCCATGATCCGGAACCGGGGATAGAATCCAAAATCGCCGCCTTTGTCCAAAAACTTCCGATCAAAAGCGAAACCGTAATCAGCCATATCCGCAAAGCGAACCGAGGCAAGGTCGAACTCAAAAACACACACCCCTTTGTACGGGAATTTTGGGGTTCCTATTGGACTTTTGCACACAACGGACAATTCAAAAAGATCAAGGAAGAATCCCTCGGTGATTTTCTCCCGGTCGGAAGTACGGACTCCGAATACGCGTTCTGTTGGCTTTTAGGCAAACTCAAAAAGAAATTCAAAAATTCTCCCCGCAATGAGACAGAACTCTTCCGAACGATCGGACAACTGATGACGGAACTCCATCAAAAAGGGGTTTCCAATATCCTTCTCAGCGATTCAAAAAATCTCTACGCGTTCTGTTCGACCAAACTTTCCTGGATCACCCGAAAATCTCCGTTTGGAAAAGCCCGGCTTGTCGACGCGGACCTCAGCGTGGACTTTCGAAAAGTCACAACACCCGGAGATATCGTCACAGTGATCGCGACTCGACCTCTCACTTCCAACGAAGAATGGACGATCTGCGAGCCGGGACAGTTTCAAGTCTGGAGAAAGGGCAAAATCGTATTTTCCAATCGATGA
- a CDS encoding glycosyltransferase, whose product MILHIDTETGWRGGERQLLLLAEGLKKRKIPQLIVGKPGSALEGRCSDHGLPFQAIDMKGEWDLASVKSIRAVVQEKKVKLIHTHTAKAHTLALFAKSKLPETKLIVSRRVDFSIRKNLFSIWKYKSKRNDLFLTVSNKIREILLRDGVDPAKTVTVHSGIDFSFAKKLPDPAKYKKEFSIKKDTIVIGNVAALVDHKDQKTLLNAVAKIDSSKNFKVFLVGDGELRKELETLANTLGISDKVVFTGYRMDVPDILSLFDIFTLTSKEEGLGTSILDAMAVGLPIVATKGGGIGEMLTHEKGAFLADVGDAEALAKHYETLMDDVKLRKTFGSFNKESVKRFSIKNTIRKTELAYYSFLGEELFGEKE is encoded by the coding sequence GTGATTTTGCATATAGATACGGAAACAGGCTGGAGGGGAGGAGAAAGACAACTTCTTCTTCTGGCAGAAGGATTAAAGAAGCGAAAGATCCCACAACTCATCGTGGGCAAACCCGGATCCGCCTTAGAAGGACGGTGTTCCGACCATGGGCTTCCATTCCAAGCCATCGACATGAAGGGAGAATGGGATCTCGCATCTGTCAAATCGATCCGCGCTGTCGTTCAAGAAAAAAAAGTAAAACTCATCCACACGCACACCGCAAAGGCCCACACGCTTGCTTTGTTCGCAAAATCAAAACTCCCCGAAACGAAATTGATCGTTTCCCGACGAGTCGACTTCAGCATTCGAAAAAACTTATTTTCGATTTGGAAATACAAATCCAAACGCAACGATCTCTTCTTAACCGTTTCCAATAAGATCCGCGAAATACTTTTGAGGGACGGAGTCGATCCCGCAAAGACCGTGACCGTTCACAGCGGAATCGATTTCTCTTTCGCGAAAAAACTTCCCGATCCTGCAAAATACAAAAAAGAATTCTCGATCAAAAAGGATACGATCGTGATCGGAAACGTGGCCGCGCTTGTCGATCACAAGGATCAGAAAACACTTTTGAATGCGGTCGCGAAAATCGATTCTTCCAAAAACTTCAAAGTGTTTCTCGTAGGCGATGGAGAACTCAGAAAAGAATTGGAAACGCTCGCAAATACATTAGGAATTTCTGATAAAGTCGTTTTTACCGGTTATCGCATGGATGTTCCCGATATTCTTTCCCTGTTCGATATTTTTACGCTAACCTCGAAAGAAGAAGGACTTGGAACCTCGATTCTCGACGCGATGGCGGTCGGACTTCCGATCGTCGCGACAAAGGGAGGAGGAATCGGAGAAATGCTGACGCACGAAAAAGGCGCCTTTCTTGCCGATGTGGGCGACGCCGAAGCTCTGGCAAAACATTATGAAACTCTAATGGATGACGTAAAACTCCGTAAAACGTTCGGAAGTTTCAATAAGGAATCTGTCAAACGATTCTCCATCAAAAACACGATTCGCAAAACGGAGCTTGCGTATTATTCGTTTCTGGGCGAAGAACTTTTCGGAGAAAAAGAATGA
- the polA gene encoding DNA polymerase I, translated as MKRLLIIDGHAFVFRAYYAFGASNLTNSKTGKPSGATFGFFKMLFKLLQDYAPTHVAMTFDPGGPLERGKTFEEYKANRKPMPEDLRPQIKEVMETLEKIGFKVLRMDGHEADDIIGTLCDTYRSTAKEILIFSGDKDLYQLLEKKNIKMLRGKKGVTEFVEIDSTWVKEELGVDVKQIPDYMGIVGDTSDNIPGVKGIGDKGASKLLQEYKTLDGVYKNLEKIKNPSMKTKLSEQKENAYLSKRLATIRRDLELGITEKDIETPDYKSDAAILYFKSQGYNVLSRDLAKSAGKEVPKDAEVADAASAGTDETKPLPKGEKGTYRLITSAEELSKICRGLLKSRVLSVDTETTSPNPVMAELLGISFSNQEKTGFYVSVKNNASLFQDKSLSLEEVREHLGPVLSSDVPKVGQNIKYDLIVLENHGFLLNNIQFDTMLASYVLRPEGRRHNMDDLAKDLLNYDTITYDDLVGTGKKKKELTDIDPEQVAEYAAEDADVTFRLYQILRKSIKESGVEPILRDMEMPLIPVLAKMEKTGIALDVPYFEELARDFDREIRHLEGEIHKQAGGPFNIASTKELQKILFDDLKLRVVKKTQTGYSTDHEVLEELAGEHPIIEKLLDYRKYTKLKSTYVDALPKMVNPKTGRIHTSYNQTIAATGRLSSTDPNLQNIPIRDREGRLLRKGFVVGSNDYEILSLDYSQIELRIMAHVSKDAAMLDAYNHGIDIHKRTAAALYGVAEKDVTHEMRDKAKVVNFSVIYGVTPYGLSRNLRISRDEAKSFIERYMTQYPGVKAYMDSMVEFAEKNGYVQTLTGRRRPVTDINSTHKSAKEAAKRIAINSPIQGTSADMIKIAMIKIHDEIETKGYKSRMLLQVHDELVFEVHKKEKEEFKASMKKHMENAMPLDLPILVEGKFGVNWDEAH; from the coding sequence ATGAAACGTCTTCTTATCATCGACGGACACGCGTTCGTCTTCCGCGCGTATTACGCCTTCGGAGCCTCCAATCTCACCAATTCCAAAACCGGAAAACCGAGCGGAGCAACATTCGGTTTTTTTAAAATGCTTTTTAAACTGCTGCAGGATTATGCGCCGACTCACGTCGCGATGACCTTCGATCCGGGCGGTCCTTTGGAACGAGGAAAAACCTTCGAAGAATACAAAGCCAACCGCAAACCTATGCCCGAAGATCTGCGTCCTCAAATCAAAGAAGTCATGGAAACTTTGGAAAAGATCGGGTTTAAGGTCTTGAGAATGGACGGCCACGAGGCGGACGATATCATCGGAACTCTCTGCGATACGTATCGTTCGACCGCAAAGGAGATTCTGATTTTTTCGGGCGATAAGGACTTATATCAATTATTAGAAAAAAAGAATATTAAGATGCTCCGCGGTAAAAAGGGAGTCACCGAATTCGTGGAAATCGATTCGACCTGGGTTAAGGAAGAACTGGGCGTGGACGTAAAACAAATTCCCGATTACATGGGAATCGTCGGCGATACTTCGGATAACATTCCCGGGGTAAAAGGAATCGGAGACAAAGGCGCATCCAAACTTCTTCAGGAATACAAGACTCTAGACGGGGTTTATAAGAATCTCGAGAAAATCAAAAATCCATCGATGAAAACCAAGTTGTCGGAACAGAAGGAAAACGCCTATCTTTCCAAACGACTTGCGACGATCCGCAGGGATTTGGAATTAGGAATCACTGAAAAGGATATAGAAACGCCCGATTACAAATCGGACGCAGCGATCCTCTATTTTAAATCTCAGGGTTATAACGTTCTTTCGAGAGATCTCGCGAAATCGGCGGGGAAAGAAGTTCCCAAAGACGCGGAAGTTGCCGATGCGGCCTCGGCTGGAACGGATGAAACGAAACCGCTTCCTAAAGGTGAAAAAGGAACGTATCGACTCATCACGAGCGCGGAGGAGCTTTCTAAAATCTGCAGAGGTCTTTTGAAATCCAGGGTTCTATCCGTGGATACGGAAACGACTTCGCCTAATCCTGTTATGGCGGAACTTCTGGGAATTTCCTTTTCCAATCAGGAGAAAACCGGGTTTTACGTTTCCGTAAAAAACAATGCGTCCTTATTTCAGGACAAGTCACTCAGTCTGGAAGAAGTCCGCGAACATCTCGGGCCTGTTTTGTCCAGCGATGTCCCAAAGGTCGGACAGAACATCAAATACGATCTGATCGTATTAGAAAATCATGGTTTTCTGTTGAACAATATTCAGTTCGACACCATGCTCGCTTCCTACGTTTTGCGGCCGGAAGGAAGACGTCACAACATGGACGATCTTGCGAAGGATTTGCTGAACTACGATACGATTACCTATGACGATCTGGTTGGAACCGGAAAAAAGAAAAAGGAACTAACCGACATCGATCCCGAACAAGTCGCCGAATACGCCGCGGAAGACGCGGATGTCACGTTCCGTTTGTATCAAATTCTCAGAAAGTCGATCAAAGAATCTGGAGTAGAACCGATTCTCCGCGATATGGAAATGCCCTTGATACCGGTTCTTGCCAAGATGGAAAAGACCGGAATCGCTCTTGATGTTCCCTACTTCGAGGAATTGGCCCGCGATTTCGATCGAGAGATCCGTCATCTCGAAGGCGAGATTCACAAACAGGCGGGCGGACCGTTTAACATCGCTTCGACGAAAGAATTGCAGAAGATTCTTTTCGACGATTTGAAACTCAGGGTCGTGAAAAAGACGCAGACCGGTTATTCGACCGACCACGAGGTTTTGGAAGAACTCGCGGGAGAACATCCGATCATCGAAAAACTTCTGGATTACAGGAAATACACAAAGCTAAAATCCACGTACGTGGACGCTCTTCCGAAAATGGTAAATCCTAAGACGGGAAGAATTCATACGAGTTACAATCAAACGATCGCCGCCACGGGAAGACTTTCGTCCACGGATCCGAACCTACAAAACATTCCGATCCGCGACCGGGAAGGAAGACTTCTGCGAAAAGGTTTCGTCGTCGGTTCGAACGATTACGAAATTCTCAGCTTGGATTATTCCCAGATCGAACTTAGAATCATGGCGCATGTTTCAAAAGACGCGGCGATGCTCGACGCGTACAATCACGGCATAGACATTCATAAAAGAACGGCCGCGGCCTTGTACGGGGTCGCGGAAAAAGACGTCACGCACGAGATGCGCGATAAGGCGAAAGTAGTTAACTTTTCCGTAATATACGGAGTTACTCCGTACGGTTTGAGCCGAAATCTTAGAATTTCAAGAGACGAGGCGAAATCGTTTATAGAACGTTATATGACACAGTATCCCGGCGTAAAAGCGTATATGGATTCGATGGTCGAATTCGCCGAAAAGAACGGTTATGTTCAGACTTTAACGGGACGCCGCAGGCCCGTTACGGATATCAACAGCACGCACAAATCCGCGAAAGAAGCCGCCAAAAGAATCGCGATCAACAGCCCGATTCAGGGAACAAGCGCGGACATGATTAAGATCGCGATGATCAAAATCCACGACGAGATCGAAACGAAAGGATACAAATCGAGAATGCTGTTGCAGGTTCACGACGAATTGGTCTTTGAAGTTCATAAAAAGGAAAAAGAAGAGTTCAAGGCTTCCATGAAAAAGCACATGGAGAACGCAATGCCATTGGATCTGCCGATTCTTGTGGAAGGAAAGTTCGGAGTCAACTGGGACGAAGCTCACTAA
- a CDS encoding DUF1554 domain-containing protein — MLGATLHFSYNGKKIKFPLFLFLILFIQILSVSCTIWPVVTALAAPQSGSSNDNSSLVLLALLQNGNTTGASETPGGSVSSAGCAQSSSCAVFLYIHPTAIGGNWGGVSGADAKCASGAPGVGAPGDPNNYKALLMAEDGSRNLTTDWVLYPNKVYRSISNSNLTVTSTDANGQFIFPVTNTITTTANGVYTGIDTSGATWVPKTGQTCVSGGVSWTSTSTSVNGSFGISNGNGSLGSTLVEDVGPGFACNNTLVLYCVQR; from the coding sequence ATGCTTGGTGCAACTCTTCACTTCTCATATAACGGGAAAAAAATAAAATTCCCGTTATTTCTTTTTCTGATTTTATTCATTCAAATTCTTTCGGTTTCCTGCACGATTTGGCCCGTTGTGACCGCTCTTGCTGCGCCCCAGTCGGGATCTTCCAATGATAACAGTTCTCTCGTTCTGCTTGCTCTTCTGCAAAACGGAAATACGACAGGTGCTTCGGAAACACCTGGAGGAAGCGTTAGTTCTGCAGGTTGTGCGCAGAGTAGCAGTTGCGCGGTTTTTTTATATATTCATCCGACTGCGATCGGAGGTAATTGGGGAGGCGTTTCCGGGGCCGATGCAAAATGTGCTTCGGGTGCGCCGGGAGTTGGTGCGCCCGGGGATCCGAATAATTACAAAGCGCTCCTAATGGCCGAAGATGGAAGTCGAAATCTTACAACCGACTGGGTACTGTATCCCAATAAGGTTTATAGAAGTATAAGCAATAGCAATCTTACTGTCACGTCCACGGATGCCAACGGACAATTTATTTTTCCGGTTACGAATACGATCACCACGACTGCGAATGGGGTTTATACGGGAATCGACACAAGCGGGGCTACCTGGGTTCCTAAGACCGGACAAACTTGTGTGAGCGGAGGGGTATCTTGGACCTCAACCTCTACTTCCGTGAACGGCTCGTTTGGAATCAGCAACGGTAACGGTTCCTTAGGTAGCACGCTCGTGGAGGATGTGGGACCGGGATTTGCCTGTAACAATACCCTTGTGCTCTATTGCGTACAGAGGTAA